In the bacterium genome, GAGATCCGCGCCGCGCTCCACGGCGAACGCCCCGCGGTCCAGGTCGGGAAGAACGGCGTGGACGAGGCGCTGGTCGCGTCGGCGGAGCAGGCGCTCGCCGCCCGCGAGGCGATCAAGGTCCGGGTCGGCGGCGGCTGCCCGCTCGAGCCGGCCGAGGTCGCGGAGGCGCTCGCGATCGAGCTCAAGGCCGAGGTCGTGGCCATAACCGGCGGCACGATCCTGCTCTACCGCCCGCAGCCCGAAGAAGCGAAATAGCGGCGGATCGTCCGGCCGCCCCCGCGCCGCCCCGGTCAAGCTAAGCGGGGCGCGTCCGATAAGTCCGGTGAGCGTCCGTTCGCCCGAGCGGCGGACGCGGCGCGAGGAGGGCAAGGATGCACTCCGTGACGCAGGTCCAGCCGCCGCCGGTCTCGAACGCCGCCGACGTCGTCGCCGAGAAGTTCGTCAAGAGCCACGAGAAGACCGCCAAGACGAAGGCGAAGGTCGAGCAGCAGCAGCCGAAGACCCGCCGCGCCCAGCCGGCGAGCTCCGACGGCCACGCCGCGTCGGGGCAGGAC is a window encoding:
- a CDS encoding YhbY family RNA-binding protein, which gives rise to MRAALHGERPAVQVGKNGVDEALVASAEQALAAREAIKVRVGGGCPLEPAEVAEALAIELKAEVVAITGGTILLYRPQPEEAK